In Leucoraja erinacea ecotype New England chromosome 28, Leri_hhj_1, whole genome shotgun sequence, the following are encoded in one genomic region:
- the zswim7 gene encoding zinc finger SWIM domain-containing protein 7 isoform X3 — translation MHHPWPVMTEGDLLLEPEEKMALSLGILPAVMAELLNKVQQVHQQSSQLTDELLLMLKFVFGPPILQALELVDQRSVTFVDSPSGRSLYQVVGSSGRVYRCFSSCLYCSCAAFMYSVLRRNDHILEFISLAF, via the exons atgcatcacccatggccagTTATGACCGAGGGGGACCTACTATTAG AGCCTGAAGAGAAGATGGCCCTTTCATTAGGCATCCTGCCCGCGGTGATGGCAGAGCTACTGAACAAAGTCCAGCAAGTTCACCAGCAGTCGTCGcaat TGACGGATGAACTGCTTCTAAT GCTGAAGTTTGTCTTTGGACCTCCCATCCTGCAGGCGTTGGAACTGGTGGATCAACGCTCAGTAACGTTTGTCGACTCTCCCAGTGGAAGATCACTCTACCAG GTTGTTGGAAGCTCTGGTCGGGTGTATCGTTGCTTCAGCTCCTGCCTCTACTGCTCCTGTGCAGCTTTCATGTACTCCGTCTTACGACGGAATGACCACATACTG GAGTTTATCAGTCTGGCTTTCTGA
- the zswim7 gene encoding zinc finger SWIM domain-containing protein 7 isoform X2, whose product MTEGDLLLEPEEKMALSLGILPAVMAELLNKVQQVHQQSSQLTDELLLMLKFVFGPPILQALELVDQRSVTFVDSPSGRSLYQVVGSSGRVYRCFSSCLYCSCAAFMYSVLRRNDHILCKHLLAVYLCQAMGTLRQLRVSNQQLTDLLQAKDEELESTE is encoded by the exons ATGACCGAGGGGGACCTACTATTAG AGCCTGAAGAGAAGATGGCCCTTTCATTAGGCATCCTGCCCGCGGTGATGGCAGAGCTACTGAACAAAGTCCAGCAAGTTCACCAGCAGTCGTCGcaat TGACGGATGAACTGCTTCTAAT GCTGAAGTTTGTCTTTGGACCTCCCATCCTGCAGGCGTTGGAACTGGTGGATCAACGCTCAGTAACGTTTGTCGACTCTCCCAGTGGAAGATCACTCTACCAG GTTGTTGGAAGCTCTGGTCGGGTGTATCGTTGCTTCAGCTCCTGCCTCTACTGCTCCTGTGCAGCTTTCATGTACTCCGTCTTACGACGGAATGACCACATACTG TGTAAACATCTTCTTGCTGTGTACTTGTGCCAAGCCATGGGAACGCTACGCCAGCTGAGAGTCTCCAACCAACAGCTGACCGATCTGCTGCAAGCAAAGGACGAGGAGCTTGAATCCACAGAGTAG